From a region of the Streptomyces sp. NBC_01454 genome:
- the ftsW gene encoding putative lipid II flippase FtsW → MTARSPKAASPRVPRRPATVRGPRGPRTPGGPRGLLVRVQRAWDRPLTAYYLILGGSLLITVLGLVMVYSASQIKALQSGLAPSFFFRKQLLAAVLGGGLLLAAARMSVRLHRALAYPLLAGSMFLMCLVQIPGIGVAVNGNQNWINLGGPFQMQPSEFGKLALVLWGADLLARKQDKKLLAQWKHLLVPLIPVAFLLLGLIMLGGDMGTAIILTAILFGLLWLAGAPTRLFAGVLGAATLIGALLIKTSANRMSRLACIGATDPGPGDQCWQAVHGIYALASGGFFGSGLGASMEKWGELPEPHTDFIFAITGEELGLAGTLSVLALFAALGYAGIRVAGRTEDPFVRYAAGGVTTWITAQAVINIGAVLGLLPIAGVPLPLFSYGGSALLPTMFAIGLLIAFARDEPAARAALKARSKRKPVFGRRAAGVRWKTMRRRVKKRPSGER, encoded by the coding sequence CGAAGGCGGCCTCACCGCGTGTGCCGCGCCGGCCCGCCACGGTGCGGGGGCCGCGCGGTCCCCGCACCCCGGGCGGCCCCCGGGGCCTCCTGGTCAGGGTGCAGCGGGCCTGGGACCGCCCGCTGACCGCGTACTACCTGATCCTCGGCGGCAGCCTGCTGATCACCGTTCTGGGCCTGGTGATGGTCTACTCGGCGTCCCAGATCAAGGCGCTGCAGTCCGGCCTGGCCCCGTCGTTCTTCTTCCGCAAGCAGCTGCTCGCGGCCGTGCTCGGCGGCGGGCTGCTGCTGGCCGCCGCCCGGATGTCGGTACGGCTGCACCGCGCGCTGGCCTATCCGCTGCTGGCCGGCTCGATGTTCCTGATGTGCCTGGTCCAGATCCCCGGCATAGGGGTCGCGGTCAACGGCAACCAGAACTGGATCAACCTCGGCGGCCCTTTCCAGATGCAACCGAGCGAGTTCGGCAAGCTCGCGCTGGTGCTGTGGGGCGCCGACCTGCTGGCCCGCAAACAGGACAAGAAACTGCTGGCGCAGTGGAAGCATCTGCTGGTGCCGCTGATCCCGGTGGCCTTTCTGCTGCTCGGGCTGATCATGCTCGGCGGCGACATGGGCACCGCGATCATTCTCACGGCGATCCTGTTCGGGCTGCTGTGGCTGGCCGGTGCGCCGACCCGGCTGTTCGCGGGGGTGCTGGGCGCCGCCACACTGATCGGGGCGCTGCTGATCAAGACCAGCGCCAACCGGATGTCCCGGCTGGCCTGCATCGGCGCGACCGATCCGGGCCCCGGTGACCAGTGCTGGCAGGCCGTGCACGGCATCTATGCGCTGGCGTCCGGCGGATTCTTCGGTTCCGGGCTCGGCGCGAGTATGGAAAAATGGGGTGAACTCCCTGAACCGCACACCGACTTCATCTTCGCCATCACCGGGGAGGAACTGGGTCTGGCGGGGACGCTGTCGGTGCTCGCCCTCTTCGCGGCTCTAGGCTATGCGGGTATCCGCGTGGCCGGACGCACGGAGGACCCCTTCGTACGGTATGCCGCGGGAGGTGTGACCACCTGGATCACGGCTCAGGCCGTGATCAACATCGGTGCGGTGCTCGGCCTGTTGCCGATCGCCGGTGTCCCGCTCCCGCTGTTCTCCTACGGAGGCTCCGCCCTGCTGCCGACGATGTTCGCCATCGGGCTGCTGATCGCCTTCGCGCGTGATGAGCCCGCTGCACGAGCGGCCTTGAAGGCCCGGTCGAAGCGGAAGCCGGTCTTCGGCAGAAGAGCGGCTGGGGTGAGATGGAAGACGATGAGACGGCGCGTCAAGAAGCGACCGTCCGGAGAGCGGTGA
- the murG gene encoding undecaprenyldiphospho-muramoylpentapeptide beta-N-acetylglucosaminyltransferase, giving the protein MHVVLAGGGTAGHIEPALALADALRRQDPTVGITALGTEKGLETRLVPERGYELGLIPAVPLPRKPTPELITVPGRLRGTIKAAEQILERTKADCVVGFGGYVALPGYLAAKRLGVPIIVHEANARPGLANKIGSRYAKFVAVSTPDSKLRAARYVGIPLRRTIATLDRAAVRPEARAAFGLDPNLPTLLVSGGSQGARRLNEVIQAAVPALQRAGIQVLHAVGPKNELPRVDNMPGMPPYVPVPYVDRMDLAYAAADMMLCRAGAMTVAELSAVGLPAAFVPLPIGNGEQRLNAQPLVNAGGGLLVDDAQLTSDWVQSSVLPVLADPHRLYEMSRAASEFGRRDADELLVGMVYEAIAQRNK; this is encoded by the coding sequence GTGCATGTCGTACTCGCCGGTGGGGGGACCGCCGGCCACATCGAGCCCGCGCTCGCCCTCGCGGACGCACTGCGGAGGCAGGACCCCACCGTGGGGATCACGGCACTCGGTACGGAGAAGGGCCTGGAGACCCGGCTCGTCCCGGAGCGCGGCTATGAGCTGGGGCTGATCCCCGCCGTACCGCTGCCGCGCAAGCCCACGCCCGAACTGATCACCGTCCCCGGGCGGCTGCGCGGCACGATCAAGGCCGCCGAGCAGATTCTGGAGCGCACCAAGGCCGACTGCGTCGTCGGCTTCGGCGGCTATGTGGCGCTGCCCGGCTATCTGGCCGCCAAGCGGCTCGGGGTGCCGATCATCGTCCACGAGGCCAACGCCCGGCCCGGTCTGGCCAACAAGATCGGCTCGCGCTACGCCAAGTTCGTCGCCGTCAGCACCCCGGACAGCAAGCTGCGCGCGGCCCGCTACGTCGGCATCCCGCTGCGCCGCACCATCGCCACGCTGGACCGCGCCGCGGTCCGCCCCGAGGCGCGGGCCGCCTTCGGCCTCGACCCCAACCTCCCGACCCTGCTGGTGTCCGGCGGTTCCCAGGGTGCCCGCCGGCTCAACGAGGTCATCCAGGCCGCGGTGCCGGCCCTGCAGCGTGCCGGAATCCAGGTCCTGCACGCGGTCGGCCCGAAGAACGAACTGCCGCGCGTGGACAACATGCCCGGGATGCCCCCCTATGTCCCGGTACCGTACGTGGACCGGATGGATCTCGCGTACGCCGCGGCCGACATGATGCTCTGCCGCGCGGGCGCGATGACCGTCGCCGAGTTGTCCGCAGTCGGGCTCCCGGCCGCCTTCGTCCCGCTGCCCATCGGCAACGGCGAGCAGCGGCTCAACGCCCAGCCGCTGGTCAACGCCGGCGGGGGGCTGCTGGTCGACGACGCCCAGCTGACCTCGGACTGGGTGCAGAGCAGCGTGCTCCCGGTCCTGGCCGATCCGCACCGGTTGTACGAGATGTCGCGCGCGGCCTCCGAGTTCGGCCGCCGGGACGCCGACGAGCTGTTGGTCGGCATGGTGTACGAGGCGATCGCGCAGCGCAACAAGTAG
- a CDS encoding cell division protein FtsQ/DivIB has protein sequence MAGPTTARRGEQKSSSGPPSAAAPPRRRFRWVRLPVRAPGRRSLIITLVGAALLGAFGVWVLYASNWLRVERVKATGTEVLTPGEVIAAAHAPMNAPLASVDTEALARRLRARLPRIKTADVERSWPNTIGLKVTERKPELLMRSGGKFAEVDAEGVRFATVTAAPQGVPLLEMTASDSPSLHQFGIDRLRRAAVEVAGDLPMALRKDLRKVRVRSYDAVTLELSDGRTVAWGSSEQGAEKAKVLAALVKAARDARHFDVSVPSAPAVSGS, from the coding sequence GTGGCCGGACCGACAACCGCCCGGCGCGGCGAGCAGAAGTCATCGTCCGGCCCGCCCTCCGCCGCGGCGCCCCCGCGGCGAAGATTCCGGTGGGTGCGCCTTCCCGTCCGCGCGCCGGGCCGCCGCAGTCTGATCATCACCCTGGTCGGTGCGGCGCTGCTCGGCGCGTTCGGCGTCTGGGTGCTCTACGCCTCGAACTGGCTGCGGGTGGAACGCGTCAAGGCCACCGGCACCGAGGTGCTGACGCCGGGCGAGGTCATCGCCGCGGCGCATGCCCCGATGAACGCCCCGCTGGCCTCCGTGGACACCGAGGCGCTGGCCCGCCGGCTGCGCGCCCGGCTGCCGCGGATCAAGACCGCCGACGTCGAGCGCTCCTGGCCGAACACAATCGGTCTGAAAGTGACCGAAAGGAAGCCGGAACTGCTGATGCGGTCGGGCGGAAAGTTTGCCGAAGTGGACGCCGAGGGGGTTCGGTTCGCCACCGTGACGGCGGCCCCCCAGGGTGTCCCGCTTCTGGAAATGACCGCATCCGACTCTCCGAGTCTGCATCAGTTCGGAATCGACCGGCTGCGACGCGCCGCCGTCGAGGTCGCCGGGGATCTGCCCATGGCGCTGCGCAAGGACCTGCGGAAGGTCCGGGTACGGTCCTACGACGCCGTCACCCTCGAACTGTCGGACGGCCGCACCGTCGCCTGGGGTAGCAGCGAACAGGGCGCCGAAAAGGCAAAGGTGCTGGCCGCGCTGGTGAAAGCGGCGCGTGACGCGCGCCACTTCGATGTGTCGGTGCCCAGCGCCCCTGCCGTATCCGGGAGTTGA
- the ftsZ gene encoding cell division protein FtsZ → MAAPQNYLAVIKVVGIGGGGVNAINRMIEVGLKGVEFIAINTDAQALLMSDADVKLDVGREMTRGLGAGANPDVGRKASEDHREEIEEVLKGADMVFVTAGEGGGTGTGGAPVVANIARSLGALTIGVVTRPFTFEGRRRANQAEDGIAQLREEVDTLIVIPNDRLLSISDRQVSVLDAFKSADQVLLSGVQGITDLITTPGLINLDFADVKSVMSEAGSALMGIGSARGDDRAVAAAEMAISSPLLEASIDGARGVLLSISGGSDLGLFEINEAAQLVSEAAHPEANIIFGAVIDDALGDEVRVTVIAAGFDGGQPPARRDASTASGAKREESAPAPSRPATPPEPRSSSFGGLGSVPVRDEEPAPAESSSSLGEIPSPPASTPQVPPARPYSDSAAEELDVPDFLK, encoded by the coding sequence GTGGCAGCACCGCAGAACTACCTCGCAGTCATCAAGGTCGTCGGCATCGGCGGCGGTGGCGTGAACGCCATCAACCGGATGATCGAGGTCGGGCTCAAGGGCGTCGAGTTCATCGCGATCAACACCGATGCGCAGGCGCTGCTGATGAGCGACGCCGACGTCAAGCTCGACGTCGGCCGCGAAATGACGCGCGGACTCGGCGCCGGCGCCAACCCGGATGTGGGTCGCAAGGCATCCGAGGACCACCGCGAGGAGATCGAGGAGGTCCTCAAGGGGGCCGACATGGTCTTCGTGACCGCGGGAGAGGGCGGCGGCACCGGCACCGGCGGCGCACCCGTCGTCGCCAACATCGCGCGCTCGCTGGGCGCCCTGACGATCGGTGTGGTCACCCGGCCGTTCACCTTCGAGGGCCGCCGTCGCGCCAACCAGGCCGAGGACGGCATCGCCCAGCTGCGCGAAGAGGTCGACACCCTCATCGTGATCCCCAATGACCGGCTGCTGTCCATCTCGGACCGTCAGGTGAGCGTGCTCGACGCGTTCAAGTCCGCGGACCAGGTGCTGCTGTCGGGTGTACAGGGCATCACCGATCTGATCACCACCCCGGGCCTGATCAACCTCGACTTCGCCGACGTCAAGTCCGTGATGTCGGAGGCCGGGTCCGCCCTCATGGGCATCGGCTCGGCGCGCGGCGACGACCGTGCGGTGGCCGCCGCGGAGATGGCGATCTCCTCGCCGCTGCTGGAGGCGTCCATCGACGGCGCCCGCGGTGTGCTGCTGTCCATCTCGGGCGGCTCCGACCTCGGTCTCTTCGAGATCAACGAGGCCGCCCAGCTGGTCAGCGAGGCCGCACACCCGGAAGCCAACATCATCTTCGGCGCGGTCATCGACGACGCGCTGGGCGACGAGGTCCGGGTCACGGTCATCGCCGCGGGCTTCGACGGCGGCCAGCCGCCGGCCCGCCGCGACGCGTCCACCGCGTCCGGCGCGAAGCGCGAGGAGTCGGCCCCGGCCCCGAGCCGCCCGGCCACTCCGCCCGAGCCGCGTTCGTCGTCGTTCGGCGGACTGGGTTCGGTGCCCGTGCGTGACGAGGAGCCGGCCCCGGCCGAGTCCTCCTCCTCGCTGGGCGAGATCCCCTCGCCCCCGGCGAGCACCCCGCAGGTTCCCCCGGCCCGTCCGTACTCGGACTCCGCGGCCGAGGAACTGGACGTCCCCGACTTCCTGAAGTGA
- the pgeF gene encoding peptidoglycan editing factor PgeF, which translates to MIGQQHHESGAHFAFTDRWGGVSAAPYEQLNLGGAVGDDPRAVRTNRARAAAELGLDPAAVVWMNQVHGRDVAVVDGPWQDQDIPAVDAVVTNRRGLALAVLTADCTPVLLADPVAGVAGAAHAGRPGLVAGVVPAVVGAMVRQGAEPARILAHTGPAICGRCYEVPEAMREDVAAVVPEARATTDWGTPAVDVTAGVRAQLAAVGVPLREDSHICTRESADHFSYRRDRTTGRLASYVWLGAPPARGGEGPSRDGRP; encoded by the coding sequence GTGATAGGACAACAGCACCACGAGAGCGGCGCGCATTTCGCCTTCACCGACAGGTGGGGCGGGGTGAGCGCCGCTCCGTACGAGCAGCTCAACCTGGGCGGCGCGGTCGGCGACGACCCGCGGGCCGTACGCACCAACCGTGCGCGGGCCGCCGCGGAACTCGGCCTCGACCCGGCCGCGGTGGTCTGGATGAACCAGGTCCACGGCCGGGACGTCGCCGTGGTCGACGGGCCGTGGCAGGACCAGGACATCCCGGCGGTGGACGCGGTGGTGACGAATCGGCGGGGGCTCGCGCTCGCCGTGCTGACGGCCGACTGCACCCCGGTCCTGCTCGCCGACCCGGTCGCCGGGGTGGCGGGGGCCGCGCACGCCGGCCGGCCCGGGCTGGTCGCCGGGGTCGTCCCGGCGGTCGTCGGGGCGATGGTCCGGCAGGGCGCGGAGCCCGCACGGATCCTCGCGCACACCGGGCCGGCGATCTGCGGGCGGTGTTACGAGGTGCCCGAGGCGATGCGCGAGGATGTCGCCGCCGTGGTGCCCGAGGCCCGGGCGACCACCGACTGGGGCACTCCCGCGGTGGACGTCACCGCAGGTGTGCGGGCTCAACTCGCCGCGGTCGGCGTGCCATTGCGTGAGGATTCCCACATCTGCACCCGCGAATCCGCGGACCATTTTTCTTACCGGCGCGACCGTACGACGGGGCGGCTCGCGAGCTACGTATGGCTCGGGGCACCCCCGGCCCGGGGCGGGGAGGGGCCGAGCCGTGACGGACGACCGTAG
- a CDS encoding YggS family pyridoxal phosphate-dependent enzyme codes for MTDDRRTQLAQNLAQVEERISAACATAGRPREEVTLIVVTKTYPASDVRLLAELGVRQVAENRDQEAAPKAAECGDLSLTWHFVGQLQTNKVRSVAGYAGVVQSVDRARLVTTLSREAVRAERELGCLIQVALDAESGERGERGGVAPDGVEALAETIAGAQGLRLDGVMTVAPLAGPYAGRELAAFQRLMEISSDLRALHPAANMVSAGMSADLEDAVAAGATHVRVGTAVLGVRPRLR; via the coding sequence GTGACGGACGACCGTAGAACGCAGCTGGCGCAGAACCTGGCTCAGGTGGAGGAACGTATCTCCGCCGCCTGCGCCACGGCCGGCCGGCCGCGTGAGGAGGTGACCCTGATCGTGGTCACCAAGACCTACCCCGCGAGCGATGTACGGCTGCTCGCGGAACTGGGGGTGCGGCAGGTCGCGGAGAACCGCGACCAGGAGGCCGCTCCCAAGGCTGCCGAATGCGGTGATTTGTCCCTTACTTGGCACTTCGTTGGTCAATTGCAGACGAACAAGGTGCGGTCCGTGGCCGGATATGCCGGAGTTGTTCAGTCGGTCGACCGGGCCAGGCTCGTCACCACGCTCTCCAGGGAGGCGGTGCGCGCCGAGCGCGAGCTGGGCTGTCTGATCCAGGTGGCGCTCGACGCGGAGTCGGGGGAGCGGGGGGAACGGGGCGGAGTGGCGCCGGACGGGGTCGAGGCACTTGCCGAGACGATCGCCGGGGCCCAAGGGCTGCGTCTGGACGGTGTGATGACCGTCGCACCGCTGGCCGGGCCCTACGCCGGGCGCGAACTCGCCGCTTTCCAGCGCCTCATGGAAATCTCATCCGACCTGCGCGCGCTGCATCCTGCTGCCAACATGGTGTCAGCAGGCATGAGCGCGGACCTCGAAGATGCCGTGGCAGCCGGGGCGACACATGTGCGCGTCGGCACTGCGGTACTCGGAGTCCGACCACGGCTCCGGTAA
- a CDS encoding cell division protein SepF: MAGAMRKMAVYLGLVEDDGYDGRGFDPDDEFEPELDPEPDRGRRQQHQAQPEIPPEREEPVRAVTPPAQREPAPLTVESGRPARIAPVSSITPERPNLEKNAPVIMPKVVSEREPYRITTLHPRTYNEARTIGEHFREGTPVIMNLTEMDDTDAKRLVDFAAGLVFGLHGSIERVTQKVFLLSPANVDVTAEDKARIAEGGFFNQS; the protein is encoded by the coding sequence ATGGCCGGCGCGATGCGCAAGATGGCGGTCTACCTCGGCCTCGTGGAGGACGATGGGTACGACGGCCGGGGGTTCGACCCCGACGACGAGTTCGAGCCCGAGCTTGACCCGGAACCCGATCGGGGGCGGCGTCAACAGCACCAGGCTCAGCCCGAAATCCCCCCGGAAAGGGAGGAACCCGTCCGTGCTGTGACACCTCCGGCGCAACGCGAACCGGCCCCGCTCACCGTGGAAAGCGGACGACCCGCGCGAATCGCCCCCGTGTCATCCATCACACCCGAACGTCCAAATCTGGAGAAGAACGCACCGGTGATCATGCCCAAGGTTGTGTCCGAGCGGGAGCCCTACCGCATCACCACACTCCACCCCCGGACCTACAACGAAGCCCGTACCATCGGGGAACACTTCCGCGAGGGCACTCCGGTGATCATGAATCTGACGGAGATGGATGACACCGATGCGAAGCGACTTGTCGACTTTGCGGCCGGTTTGGTGTTTGGTCTTCACGGCAGTATCGAGCGGGTGACGCAGAAGGTGTTCCTGTTGTCTCCTGCTAACGTCGATGTCACGGCGGAGGACAAGGCCCGTATCGCAGAGGGCGGGTTCTTCAACCAGAGCTGA
- a CDS encoding YggT family protein, producing the protein MSVAGQVIYIALYCFLIVLIFRLVMDYVFQFARSWQPGKAMVVILEAAYTVTDPPLKLLRRVIPPLRLGGVALDLSFFVLMIIVYILITVVRSVLLV; encoded by the coding sequence ATGAGTGTCGCTGGTCAGGTGATCTATATCGCGCTGTACTGCTTCTTGATCGTGCTGATCTTCCGGCTGGTGATGGACTATGTGTTCCAATTCGCCCGTTCATGGCAACCCGGCAAGGCGATGGTGGTCATTCTTGAGGCCGCCTACACTGTCACTGATCCGCCACTCAAGCTTCTGCGGCGGGTAATTCCGCCGCTGCGTCTCGGGGGCGTGGCGCTCGACCTGTCCTTCTTCGTATTGATGATCATCGTGTACATCCTGATCACCGTCGTGAGGTCGGTGTTGTTGGTGTGA
- a CDS encoding DivIVA domain-containing protein, which produces MPLTPEDVRNKQFTTVRLREGYDEDEVDAFLDEVEAELTRLLRENEDLRAKLAAATRAAAQNQQQQGLRKGPDQQQQEQQQRPGAPVPAAISGPQPVPPQQQQGMGGPPQLPGGAPQLPPGPGGHGPQGPHGPGPMGPGGPMGGPMGGPGGPQLPGPGQQGGPGGDSAARVLSLAQQTADQAIAEARSEANKIVGEARSRAEGLERDARAKADALERDAQEKHRVAMGSLESARATLERKVEDLRGFEREYRTRLKSYLESQLRQLENQSDDSLAPPRTPATASLPPSPSMASAGAGAMGGNHTMGGGQPMGGGNHSMAGQPSGGPSYGGQQQMSPAMTQPMAPVRPQSPQPMQQTPSPMRGFLIDEDDN; this is translated from the coding sequence ATGCCGTTGACCCCCGAGGACGTGCGGAACAAGCAGTTCACGACCGTCCGCCTCCGAGAAGGCTATGACGAGGACGAGGTCGATGCCTTCCTCGATGAGGTCGAAGCCGAACTGACCCGGCTCCTGCGGGAGAACGAGGACCTTCGCGCCAAGCTTGCGGCCGCCACCCGCGCCGCCGCGCAGAACCAGCAGCAGCAGGGTCTGCGCAAGGGACCGGACCAGCAGCAGCAGGAGCAGCAGCAGAGGCCCGGGGCCCCTGTGCCCGCCGCCATATCCGGTCCGCAGCCGGTGCCGCCGCAGCAGCAGCAGGGGATGGGTGGACCTCCCCAACTGCCCGGTGGAGCACCCCAGCTGCCTCCTGGTCCCGGTGGCCACGGCCCGCAGGGCCCGCACGGCCCCGGTCCGATGGGTCCCGGCGGTCCCATGGGCGGCCCGATGGGCGGTCCCGGCGGACCCCAGCTGCCCGGCCCCGGCCAGCAGGGCGGCCCGGGCGGTGACAGCGCGGCGCGCGTGCTGTCGCTGGCACAGCAGACCGCCGACCAGGCGATCGCGGAGGCCCGTTCCGAGGCCAACAAGATCGTCGGCGAGGCGCGCAGCCGTGCCGAGGGCCTGGAGCGGGACGCCCGCGCCAAGGCCGATGCGCTGGAGCGGGACGCGCAGGAGAAGCACCGCGTGGCGATGGGCTCGCTGGAGTCGGCCCGCGCGACGCTGGAGCGCAAGGTCGAGGACCTGCGTGGCTTCGAGCGCGAGTACCGCACGCGGCTGAAGTCGTACCTGGAGAGCCAGCTGCGTCAGCTGGAGAACCAGTCCGATGACTCGCTGGCCCCGCCGCGGACCCCGGCGACCGCTTCGCTGCCGCCGTCGCCCTCGATGGCGTCGGCCGGTGCGGGTGCCATGGGCGGCAACCACACCATGGGCGGCGGTCAGCCCATGGGTGGCGGCAACCACTCCATGGCCGGTCAGCCCAGCGGCGGTCCGTCCTACGGCGGTCAGCAGCAGATGTCGCCGGCGATGACCCAGCCGATGGCTCCGGTGCGTCCGCAGAGCCCCCAGCCGATGCAGCAGACGCCGTCGCCGATGCGCGGCTTCCTCATCGACGAGGACGACAACTGA